A stretch of DNA from Montipora foliosa isolate CH-2021 chromosome 4, ASM3666993v2, whole genome shotgun sequence:
CTAAAGAGATTTCCTTGGAATATTCTAGATGATGTATTTCGACATTTTTCGCGATTAATTGAGTAAATCTTACTAAAAGCTCTTGCTTATGCGGCATCGCATACGTAATCGCTCCTCACTGCAAAAGTGAAATTGCATCCAGACATCGTAAATCGTAATCTTGAGTGATCACTATTGCTTTTTGTCTCCCAATTAATGCCATTGACAATACATTTATgatttcttaaaacatttctttttggtTGCCGGAAACAACTTCATTACATTGAGGATACCATTATTTGTCGATTTTATTAACGGTATATTCCTTGGTTCATTAATGAACCTAAAACCTAAACTGAGATAGTCGGAGTAGCTCAGCTACGCCACCAATGTTGGATGCTGTCAAGCTACATTAACTTTTTTAAGGTACAAGTTGAAATATTACAGTCTAATCTTCTTTAATCTTCAAGGGAGACTGGGCGTAAAAAGTACTAAAGGACAATTATTCAAGGCCGAAATAGCCTTGCTGTGTAATTCAATACATAGTTAGCGTTTGAAAGTCGCAATTGTTAATTCAAATATACACCAGTAGAATACGTTGAAAGTTTTTTGCGAATGGAAATATGCATAGAAATGTTGCAAATCGTTTGCCATGGAACATTCACATGAACTAAGAACATTGATTAAATGTCATAAAAACAAATATGCGGACTTTTAATTAACAAGTTTCCTCTCATTTACAACATCCAACATTCTGCATCCATCGATTCACGGAAATTTCGCTGCATCCTTAACTAGTGGTTCGTCACTCCACTGTTGTGTTTTGGATAAACTAAGCCTTGTCGCGCTGTCTTAGTGGGATCTACTTTCACTTGTATCTATAAACATATCTTAACTTGAAATTTGCGACACAAGAAGATGGAATTTTCAATGACTAATGTTTCGCCTGAAGGAAAAACTTAACTGGTCAAGTGTTctacaaagaagaaaaacgatAGTGAAATAGCACACAAGGCGCTCATGAGACGGTCAGAGGATCAACCCCAGGAATAAGCGATTTTTTTAAATACACGTACCTGCAGTAAATTGTAGTCCGCTGCTGACTCGAAATCCGAAGCTTGATGATCGAAAGCAGCAAAGCCAGTACATAAGCATTATTGCTACAGAAACAAACGTAGCGGTGAACGAAAAAGCCACAAAGACAGTGGAAGCCTTCCATGCTGCCGAATGAATGTTGCTGAAGTCGTTGATGCTTCCAGAGCAGTCGTTCAAGTCGTCGGAGCAGTTTCGGTACAGACCGAAATTGAAACTTTTGCCATCAACACTGCCGGTGATCCAGTGTGGTTGTACAAAGATCACCACAATCATAATTCCTAAACAGGCTGTGAACAATGCCCAGAGGACGACTAAAATGGTTAGCGTTTTTGATTGGTACCATGGCTTCAGTGTTAAGCCACGCATCATTTTGAGTTTTCTCTCTGGTGTTGTTGATTTCACTCGCGCGCTGAAACCACTGTTGGTTTGACAACAATGCTATAAAAAGATCTTTTGCTCGAGGTCATTCATATACCCCCTGCGTTGAGTCTGATATTCCTCGTCAGAAGCCATTTAAAAGAATGCGGCAATGTCAATGAAGTTTTAAAGAAACAAGAGCGTGTAATATCACAGAGCATTGTAGTCCAATTCCCATGAATTAACACCCATAGTCATTAAACTACACCTTCAAATTGAAGTAATGGTGCATGTAATCTTTTATTCAAGTGCTTCGTTGAACAAGATTAAAATAGGGACAAGAAAAATTGACGTTCTTGGAAGAGAACCACGTCACCTTTGACCACTTATCTCTGTTTTTTACACATTTAAAAACCTTTGCTTAGAGAGGAGCGTTGGTCCAATATCCTGAGATTTTAATTTTGCGGTGTTTTTtctttgcataaattaaagcCAGTCATTGGAAAAACAAAGCGCAAAACactattaaaaattaataatgtagctgacagctttttttttgtaatatgGATAAGCATCCAAGAAGGATAAAGGAAGTTAGGTGAACCGGCGCGCAAGCACAGAGTGTTGACTGAACAGAGAATTCAATCCTTTTCAAAAAATGATAACAATTTGAAAACGCTGTGTGGTAAGTTTCATAAAAGTACCCAAAATTCTGAAAACAGCTGTCGAAAATAACGACATTATTTTTATCCCGTCGACGGATTCCCTGTTTCAATCCATAACATTTTATACCGCATACCGCAGTTCAAACGCAGAAAATTAAGAAGCTGAACAGTTGAAACATGACAGCACCGATGAAAGCAACTTTTCACGGGGCGGTCGGACTCTTGTTCTATAAAAATGCCAGTGTTTCGATCTtgactctttttcttttttatccctGAAAACGTTCGTTTTCCTATCTTTAATTTACCTTGTTTTTGTATTTCACTGAGAGACCCTCACAACTCGGCCCAAATCGCGCTGTAAGTGatctcatttaaaaaaaaaaaataataataataacaaaaatccTTCTTTGTGGATAATCCACGTTTGAGGGCGATTCCACCATTTCACATCTCCATGACATCGCTGTCACCTTTCGTGGATTCCGCTGGGGGCGGCATTACTGTGGGCTCATATGTCCATTTAGGGAATACTCTTTTGTACAAATTCATGCAGACAGTGTCTTGAGATTTGACGTCGCCGTCAAAAATGCATTTCATGTGTCCATGCGTCCCTgcaaagaaccaatcaaattttaCACTTAACATATTTTCTGTCAAAAAGTCTATTCTGGAGTTCTGATAAGATACTTCAAGAGTTACCTAAAATCCTGAAAACTATAAAATTCTGACTAGGATCATTTGGGGCTATTTACAtaagaccgggacgaactcagaccggcatgAGTTCGTATCAACCTCCCTACATTTCTTTTTAGCGGAGCCCCGCGCACCGaatgcgcgcgcggagcaccatgggtaagaaaatatggcaacccatCTATGCGAGACCGTCCACCTCTCCATGTATGGTAATGTGATTTGCTACCAGAGCGGGCAAGATGGTCCATAAatacgcaaaaaaagaacttagctaatatccagccatcttgaccttaCGCTTGGTCAAGAACCCACATATTGGACATCCGTGTTAtggtcaactgacacctgtcaaaacaaggtatccgctcaccagtatcacgtgacaatATTGCGGGCTTAAgttttagagctcatcgaggtcagctgtatTTTTTacgttgaccgctgaccagacactggttttcgattggattacAGGCTCAACCCTGGTTAACTGCTGAACATTTTTCGCGGGCTTTCTGTGGCCCAACGCGGCTTCACGGCCATATGACGTCAACTAAAGCtcttaagcctggtttacattgcgacataagcataagcataaacataagcataacGAAGTTCACACAtgttgcataagcataagaGAAGTGACATACTCAATCGCAGTTTGCCCCGGAAAAAACTCGCTGGAGAATGGGACGAGCAACGTTTCCAAAATGACGGACGAAGAAGAAATTCTCCTCCTACTATTAATCCTTCGGCTTTATACAAGAAGACGACGGCgagaagaaagagaacgagaaaacAGACTGAAGAGGTCCTGTTGGGTATTTTCTAAGGGATATTTTCCGAAAGAGGAAAGAGCAAGGAGACTCGGGGACTGCAACCAGCAGACtgagaattttatttctggTGATTTGCCACAAAGGCAGGGATAATTGCAAACCGCCCCAGCAAGTTCGTGTAATAAAACAGTACCCTCGGACGCCGTCTTAGGCATTATTAACTTAAAAACAGTTGACACCTCGGtcttatgcttatgtttatgttgcccccggtttacacagttataaacgtgacataagcataagtataagaaaatggaaacgattccgatttcttatgcttatgcttatgcttatgtcactccCGGTTTACACAGcttttgcttatgcttatgtttatgcttatgtcacagtgtaaaccaggctttagcagccgacgcttttcgtgttcaagtaATCCTATCATTTTGGgcggtttcaatccaggtttgacatacaAAGCTGAGGTCAGGAtcacactggtggctacatagttcttcaagtcaagcattggagggatataaacttaaagctgagtgtttattcttagtttgtttagagctgctttttgtcATATCTTTAAAAGATTTTTACTTTGATAAGGTCGCATGATTCCTGGACGACCTATGACAGAAGATCAGAAACAAAAGAggaaagaaagagaacgagaacgacaaaacagtacaccagAAATAGCTCAAACTtcgtggaagaagttactccataACTTTTATTCTTGGACACCACACCGTTTGtcatttttacggatgcgttatttcaagtggatgcgtaaaagttaaaagagtagtttaatcgttttttcctttgttcaggaatgaaactcgaatttttattctcatctggaaataaataacaatcatctgtactctttttggacaaaaaatagttgatttatttctttcttttgccctaaaatgcgagcgaacaagtgtttttttttactccgtttgcctacactgtaactgtttttcgatgtgcctcaacagtgacaagaaaaaatTTCCCCTTAatgttataaacatgtaatcgcaatgaggtTTCATATCACTAGCTTGTGGTTACAGAAGTTTGTTTcaagcacgtacaggtaatttgttggaggtcttgtttgaagttcgtcctttttTGGCTGCCgaattttgccgattcttgttccaagcaaagctggcgtgtttcaatgaaatacatcacaATTTGAATGTCTCGTGGAATAAAGTATAtcaataaaactcttttttgaccttgaaatgacaaaattaccTAACACCGATCTGCCACATCACGAGCTAGAACGTCTGTGATATATTCGCTGACTTTTGCAGCTTTTGGCAGAAAGCCAAATTTTACTAGCTGGGCAATGAAACTCCAAGAACACTCCAAGGCAAACTCCAAGAAGCTGTGGATGACCTTTCAAGACAAGCGAGCATCGATGGGTTCCAATTGAATGAGGCCAAGTGCAAAGAACTACGAATTGGATTCTCCAAAAACAACCACGATTTTGAACGCCTAGTCCTAAATGGCAAACCTCTTGAATTAGTCACCAGTGCCAAATTACTATCCATGATCATTAGCCACGATTTAAAGTGGAACATGCACACCTCTGAATTAAGTAGAAAATGTTCCTCTCGTCTCTACTTTTTGAAACAACCTAAGAGATCTGGAGTTGCACGAAGTGAACTTGTGCTATTCTACGTGACATGCATTAGGCCCGTCCTGGAATACGCATGTCCCGTATTCCATCGTTCCCTAACAAACTACATCAGCGAAGATTTGGAACGGATCCAAATGAGGGCATTCAGAATCATCTATCCTGACCTGTCATATAGTGTAGTACTAGAATCAGCTGGCCTACCGAAACTTCATGAGGAGAGAAAAGATTTCAACCGATCTGTTCGACAAGATAGTCTGTGACCCCACTCATAGACTCCACAGCCTCCTCCCCCAAAGGAAGACTTGTGTACGCACTGAGACGCAAAAGAGATTTCACCCTCCCAAAATGCAAAACCGAGCGTTTGAAGAACAGTTTTATTTTTAGCCATGTCTATAATACGTAgataatttttcttctttcttaaaGACAAGGTTGTATCtattctatctatctatctatctatctatctatctatctatctatccatctatccatctatccatctatccatctatctatctatctatctatccatctatccatctatctatctatctatctatctatctatctatctatctatctatctatctatctatctatctatctatctatctatctatctaattaagcagtaaccggaaacaccaaaacgcggacactTCGAAAAGCAAAAACatcccgggagctccgcttttaggtttggctaaatctatataataTGTGTTTACATGGACGAgcctgacaatgaactcaggccggtctgacttcgtctcggttactggaccgagacgagaaaCTCTCGTACCttctcatgtaaatgacaacaaatctcacACCTCGTCCACAAACTTCACGCCTGTATGCGTTTGGGTCAGCGATATATTTATGAGACAAAATACATCATTTCgtcccgaaaccaggcaccaagcatttcgtccaggtttcatgtaaacggctgCAAAAATTCATACGAGCATGCACAAGTTCATAACattctgagttcgtcccggtctcatgtaaatactcCCTATGGGTAAAAGCCTTCGTCACTGTGTTTTGTGTCGGTCTCTTGCTTCAGGCGCATGTGCCCTCCCTAGAGCAATGTGGTCGAAAGGGCGATGCATTATGGTAAAACCCAGCAAACCCCACACATCGTGATTTTTCAGACCTGCATCTTGCTCCGATTACGTTGCTCTACTTGCTCACTTCGATCGCTCTACAGCATTCACCAAGTTTTAATTAACCAAACCGAGACAGTGCTTCCTTGATGTCTGACCATAAGTTTCAGGACGAGAACGATTAATAGCCAACATTATAAACCACTGATCATAGATACCCTGAGCCATTCAGCATTTTGACAATATAAGACACTAATCAATGATATAGAACACAGAAACAAGCGAAAAAAGGTGGTAATGTGTCCAACCCATAAAAGAAAATCCGATTCCTTCCAAACGTGGTTGACAGAATTGATTAACACGATGCGATGGTATTATATGTGTGAGACGGCAATTAGTCAAGGTCATTGCACAACACACAACAAGCACACAGAAGGCCTCTTCAAACAAACCTAAAGGTTCCCGGATGTGACCTCTTCTTCCGTATTTGGTGAAGAGCTCCACGGGTTTAAACCACAGGATATCCTCTGCAGAACACAGAAGCAACACAATTAATGCTACATAAGTTTGGGACAAAGCTACAGTAAATATATTATTTTCCCTGCTCAAAAACGCATTCcgaacttaaggacggtgccgaCTAATTAGAGAtattttgccccggtgtgtgattatgcaggaaatgtggatcttaacaagtgttattgaaatccaaaaagaaaattgggggtaaccacgcatttttcaaagataattcatgaataatatttgtaaaaagctttaaattacagagcaatgtatggcgttctttttcaaattgaagcttaattatctctcaaaaaagcATGggtacccccaattttcttttcggatactaagagtacttactaagatctactttctccggatagttttaaactgcgaaaaaatacccctgtactagtaagcatcaccgatagggaacccgagtatcttgagatgcgcagaacgtatgcgcaataacaatcgttggcactgtccttaaaaagTTCGAAAGTCACTCAACAGACTAGAATGCATTCGGCCTACTTCAGCACTTTATGCAGACCTGCAGCTCCGAACTTCGCGCGTTAAATGTTTCTGGATATACTCCAGCACAATGGGTTTCTGGGAAGCCATTCAACGtatctttgttattaacaaagACTGTGGAGGGCCGTAATGTAACTTGTCGCCCGCGTTTTGGCAACTTAAGTTAATGGGCCGAGCCTCGTCCCGAGTTGTCCAATCATAGGCAGCCTCAAAAGACTAAAAAATTCCCCTAATAAATTGTGTATCACTTCAACAAGCtcttttgcaaattttagtGCTTTAGAAGCTTTACCCCCATAAAGTTacttttaatttgatttgagcGATGAGAACGCTATTCGAAGTTTCCGACACACGTATAATCGATTGAAGGGAATCAAGGTTCAATAGCGGGTCCCAATCTTTGCCATTGTTTTAAAAGAATTATCCCAATGCGAAGTACTTTATGAAGTCAACCTTGTACTGAACCCATCCCCTTCTTTGCTGGACCTAACATAGAATTGGACCTTATTTAACCAACCTTGGGAAGGGCCAATAAAACCTTGACTTTAACAGTGTAGAGAATGTTCCACTGAGAAAAAAAGTACATATTTAGATGGCAGGCACTTTAAAATCATTCAACAAATGGAATTTGTTCAGGGATGGGAATAAAGCTTGTCCTTAactcaacatgttgagtggTAAACTTTAACACAGCAAAATAAAGTGCTCAACATTTAATGGACATGCAAGACGTGTCGGATTTGTCGAGTCATCGGTTTGAAAACACTGAGCGAGTTGCGACTCTCACCTCGGTTAAAGAACATGTAACGCAACACCACTGATTTCTTATTGATCTTGAAAGGATGCCCGCTCAACACAATTTTCTTGGCGACAATTCTATCAGGATCCACTTTGTAGAGAGAGCCAGTAGCAACGAGTGTATGGCAACCTGAAACGGTAAACTCGATTAGGAAGCTGGAAATAAAGCATATCAAGGAACTTTGACAGCGGCAGATACCAGTCACAGTGGCAGGACGGATATTGAGTCAGCGTAGCCGAATGGCTTTAGGgcgcttacgcaaggacgacgccGGCGCCTTCGAGAACGCCGCCACAAAACAGTGGgctaaatgaacaaaaacaagggTTCTGAACCCCCATGCACGtaagttttacattttggtacatttctttgccatccttgtcctgacaacgacgtgaattgactaaatttgaggttgtgtagaggacgtgagaactTGACGAAACAACCGCACATGCCATTTTCATTCCTGCAACGACTCAGGGCTAAataacgaaattattacaataacgggataACATTTTTAGAAACGCTCTCGTTGGCGtggtcgtccttgcgtaagctccctcgTACTCTCAAAGGGCTACGTGCGGCTCTGACCACTATAAGTTGTTCTTGAAGGTGTCTAGTACACCTCCTCAGCTGCGCGTGTAAAAAATCCAATTTCCCTCCCTTTCCTTGACTTATCAACTCGTTTGTGGGGTGGAGAGACAACTCCCATCCACAGCGTCACAGCTGGTGGATAGTGATACGCCCTCCTGGAGACACGAAGGGCAGCTGCTAATAACCAATAAGCAGTCTCTGACTAAACACGGGTTTCCCTTAACGCCATGGCGGTTGAATTCGAAAGTCAACATAACGCGAGAAACCGTCTCCATAAGTGAAGAACTGCGTGCACGAGTATGCGTTTCGTCAGCTGATGGTAAACTCTACACAATTCACAAACAACATGACCATTACACTAAACCAATCTATATAGCACATCGTTCAATTTTTGTTCGTCCGGGGACGCCTCGATAGACAGAAAGAAACTCGTTTGAccaaaccaaattttcaattgtCAGCTGAGCCTTGATTAAACCACAGCAGACGCTCAtcaccttgaagcgtttaattctggttcagagctggggtttttgagttaagaaaaaaaaaaaagcgagccttatttggatgtaacgtagctagTGCAttttcaattcaacatcgattatgacaacattgttctcccttttgaaggttttaaggtttcataacgaGACGCACTATGAAGGGCGTGCTCATCATCTGTCGCTTTCTCCGCGGAATGCAGAACGTCCTGTTACCTTAGGCAAATGGGATGCATACAAAGCTCTGTGATAATTAATGCAATAAGAATGCCCCTAatggcaatgtgtccgtaatatgCTATAAGATGCTCTCTGTTGTTCTTTCCCCAGTCACGTTTCCCTCACACCGGAAATATATTTTAAGGGTTCAGTCaatttgttgctgtttgttgatcaccatcttggattaCAGTCGTTCTTGAACGAATTCGAACTAAAACAGAGCATGAAGCGACTCCTTTCATAGAGCATCTTCGTGTTTTGTAACCTATCCACTTATAGCTTCATCTCAGTACTACAGCTCCTGTAACTCAATAGCTAAAACTAGTAAAGTTAGTAGTTTCGACTCCAGGAATACCATTGGATTCCTGTCCAAAccgaaaacaaaacattaaacTACAGGAACTATGGCTCAAACTTAAAGCAATAGAAGCCACCGCAATGCCAAGTAATGGTTAGGTTCCGAGAGCCCCTACCTACAGTACTTagtttattaattttgatcAACTAATTTCCAGTCACAAACGGAGCAAGCATGCGTGGGCAGCGTTTAAAGGTGAAGAATTCGTGGTCTCCTTGCCCCTTCAAACGCCCGAGATGCAGGCTAAAACCGAGTGAAAGCCACCCTTACTTGTGTGCTTGTCTTGCGTGAACAGTTGAACTGGTGCAGGAGGGAACATTATGGGCGCGTATACTGTGGCCACAAATGCTCCATCTTGTGGCATGAAACGctcaaactggaaaaaaaaaaaaagaaaaaacaatcacTATGTTCTGGGCCCAGTTACTGCTATCCCGTTTAAGCTAATCTTGGATTATTAGAAACTTAAATTGCAGGTTATTCACTCATCACAAACCAACTTGATTCCCATAACATTGTTCGCCTTCAATTTTGTTTAAACTCCTGCtttccttcagcataaaattGCAATGTTGAGGTTTTCCGACGTGCAAAATCCAAGCCTCGTTGAGTATTTAACAGCAGTGTTAATCGACTTTTAAAATAGCTGGGCGCAAAAGGCTGAGGATTGCAGTAAAAGGAGACGAAAGCGCTTTGTGAAAGACTGACATCAAATGGTTTCCCTTTGGCTCTAAGAATGAACTACCTGTTTAAGCAAAGAGGTTCATGCAACGTTACGGTTAGGGCTGGAGATACACAGCAATCGATGGCTCTTCATAATTGACGCCAAGCAGCTCCTCGGTCGAAAGCAAGTTATAATTAGATCAAATTCTTCGGCACACACTTTTTTAATTGAGGTGTATTTCTTCGACAGCGAGTcgaggatactcggaaaaatccggaCAGGTGTTCTCCCAAAAGGTAGCCAAACGTCGGAATCCACGAGTCAACCACAGCAAACCGGTTATACACTCCTGATTGGACCACATGGTTTCCGGGGCCTTTGCTCTCTCCATCCTGCGAGAGCCAGGGGATAGGAAGAGGGAAAGCTGCTCTTTGTGCTTCTCGAATTTTCTTACtggagtatccccgagtcaccaccGGGAAAAAAACCGTAACTTACGGTAGGAGTAAGCGCTACTCCAATCCCGTTACAACTTGTCCCCGGTAATACTGGTGCTCATTTTCCTCACCAacgaatggatggaaagctgagtgaactttggagcgCACGAGCAGGAATTCGAACTCGGAGACATGAAATGCAGTTCGCAAGAGAAAGACGCCCTATGCTACGCGCGCTGCTTTCTCGTTTAGCGTCTCCTTTAATACACGATCTTGGTTGTCTGTTGCTTGATTTACCTTGTGTTTATCAGCTAATGTGTATTGAGAGAATACTGGACATGCTGTAAACCTTCGGTAACCGCAATGAAATACCACTCGCTCCTAAAAGAACATAAAGTAGGTGAAAAGAAAATGCACTGTTCCAGGAAAGCGACTTGATTCAAAGAGAGATGTTCTTTCACATGTTGAGGTTGCATGATAAAACATATAAGTTAAAACATATAAGTTTTAAGTGCCCTTAGTAattttactattattgttaCAATATTTaatgatttacatgtacatttttttaCTTTCTAACCGAATCTACACATTTCGAAGGCTCgtattcgaaaaaaaaaactacgtTGAACGGAAAACGAGCTCTTCATTCGACTATAAATATACCTTTGAGGGTTTTTACGGTGACCTCGGGCGCAAAAGAACAAAAGTGTGCAATTCGAAATTGGGTATTATTGTAACAAACAAAGCACAGTTCTGCATCAATACGAGCACTTCGACCCTTCGGCGTACCCCAAACCTTAGAAAGTAATTCACGTATTCATGTATTTGGGTCACGAGTAGCGTTCACACTAGGTAAAACTTAAACAAAATGGGCCACGGGAgtactataataattataattataattaattaacagCGAAATGAAACAGGTAACTTTTCCACCAACAATCAATCTCTTACCTTGGATTTGATTGGTTCCTTGAATGTAGGATGTCTTCGTATTAGGAAATGGACAACTGACATCTACACGTAAAAAAATTCTCATGAATACATACGCCTCACATAGTTTGACATGAAATACACTTGCATTTCAGCGGGTTGTACAGGCTCCGAAAACTACGAGCAATGAGCATATTGAGAGCAgatatagcgatgtttctcgtgacgtcactcattgttattaatatgacAACCAGACCCTggttggctgttgaaacaatgacttatttTGTTCCGCGGTtggaaaatttgaatatcaaaagaaatgtgacgtcaatgtttgtaaacaagcaATATCGCTATTTCATGCCATAACATCGAATGAGCACTTGAACCTGTTTTAATGGCCCTGGGCTCCCACTAGTCTCCTATAGCATCGGGACTAGCAATCGGAAGGTCATCgtaagttcgactcctgcaaagtagcactcggatttttccgagtatccccgagtcaccattaACAAAATGTCAGCTCTTTATTTCATCTACGGGGGTTAACAATTTCCATCTCAATCACCCATGTCAATCTTTATGTTTCAATCTCCCCTTCCCTGGAAACAAGATATTTCGAAAAAGACTCATCCCACCACTTGAGTCTAAAACCGAAAGCACCCCATACAAGTTTACAGCCAAACTCAGCAGATTACCTTTTGCTCGTGAGGAAGAAGGCCAAATATCACCAGAGGTGAGCTGGGACCGTACGagtctaaaacaaaacaaaacaaaacaaaaaaaggaaatccaAGGTTTGCATCGATCGCCAGTGAATGGAAAATTACGAGCGATCAAGCGACGATACGCATCTCGCGAATAATTTCGGAATTCCCAATCCCGCAAAAAGCTTCCTCGTGAGTAGTGTAGCAGCGCTGGTAAGCTGGCTAATGTGTCGTACTTTAACAGT
This window harbors:
- the LOC138000696 gene encoding LHFPL tetraspan subfamily member 3 protein-like, with the translated sequence MMRGLTLKPWYQSKTLTILVVLWALFTACLGIMIVVIFVQPHWITGSVDGKSFNFGLYRNCSDDLNDCSGSINDFSNIHSAAWKASTVFVAFSFTATFVSVAIMLMYWLCCFRSSSFGFRVSSGLQFTAGICLLITCLIYPIGWDSPAVKSVCGPEADMYKPGSCKVNWAYWIAIICMVDAFVLSYLSLMFIEREIEASNVASSRRSDETGTMEDGRTRRMAANGYYNQDTTTL